The following are encoded together in the Choloepus didactylus isolate mChoDid1 chromosome 7, mChoDid1.pri, whole genome shotgun sequence genome:
- the LOC119540770 gene encoding putative olfactory receptor 2B8 gives MRRFNNTFHHPTGFFLVGFSEWPKLEMVLFVAISIFYIMTLLGNLAIIILSRLDPRLHTPMYFFLANLSFLDLCYTTSTVPQMLVNIQSHRRNISYMGCIAQLFIFLGLGSTECVLLSVMSFDRYVAICRPLHYTVIMNSQLCQQLAAVAWVTGFSNSLVQTVLTFLLPRCGQYQVENFFCEVPAMLQLSCIDTWINEVEMYAAVVVIKVVPVGLILFSYINIVRAVIRNQSSEGRKKAFNTCGSHLLVVIMFYGSAISGYAYMAPKSNSAKLKGKLLALFYGLITPMLNPLIYTLRNKDVKGAVKKLLRREQDQVWSMA, from the coding sequence ATGAGAAGATTCAACAACACCTTCCATCATCCCACTGGCTTTTTTCTGGTGGGCTTTTCTGAATGGCCCAAACTGGAAATGGTGCTTTTTGTGGCTATCTCCATCTTCTACATAATGACCCTCCTTGGGAATTTGGCTATCATTATCTTATCCCGCCTTGATCCCAgactccacacccccatgtacttctttctgGCAAATCTTTCCTTTTTGGACCTCTGTTATACCACCTCCACTGTCCCTCAGATGCTGGTAAATATCCAGAGCCACAGGAGAAACATCAGCTACATGGGCTGCATAGCTCAACTTTTCATCTTTCTTGGCCTAGGATCAACTGAATGTGTACTGCTCTCGGTAATGTCCTTTGATCGTTATGTAGCTATCTGCCGGCCTCTCCATTATACAGTTATTATGAATTCTCAGCTATGCCAACAACTGGCAGCAGTAGCTTGGGTGACAGGTTTCAGCAACTCCTTGGTGCAGACAGTGTTGACTTTCTTGTTACCTCGTTGTGGTCAATACCAAGTAGAGAATTTCTTCTGTGAGGTACCAGCTATGCTTCAATTATCATGCATTGATACATGGATCAATGAAGTGGAGATGTATGCAGCTGTGGTTGTCATAAAGGTTGTCCCAGTTGGATTAATTCTATTCTCTTACATCAACATTGTCAGAGCAGTAATAAGAAACCAATCCTCTGAGGGTCGCAAGAAGGCCTTCAACACCTGTGGGTCTCATCTGTTGGTCGTCATTATGTTCTATGGCTCAGCTATCAGTGGTTATGCATATATGGCACCCAAGAGCAATTCAGCCAAACTGAAGGGCAAGCTTCTTGCACTATTCTATGGACTTATAACTCCAATGCTTAACCCTCTCATTTACACGTTGAGAAATAAGGATGTTAAGGGGGCAGTAAAGAAGCTACTGAGGAGAGAACAAGACCAAGTATGGAGTATGGCTTAG
- the LOC119540771 gene encoding olfactory receptor 2H2-like — protein sequence MATICNDSRSDFILLGFSDKPYLEKILFWVILIFYCLTIAGNMVIILVSSKDPKLHIPMYFFLSNLSLLDLSFTSSCVPQMLLNLWGPEKTISYVGCAVQLYVFLWLGATECVLLVVMAVDRYVAVCHPLQYTTVMHPKLCLQLAILAWGIGLIQSLIQSPATLELPFCSHRMVDDIVCEVPALIQLSSADTTYNEIQMSTASIILLVVPLIIILSSYSVISKAVLRLKSTAGQKKALGTCSSHLLVVSLFYGTITAVYLQPKNHYAHEHGKFLTLFYTVVTPTLNPLIYTLRNKEVKGALIRLGKRTWNS from the coding sequence ATGGCCACAATTTGCAATGACAGTCGCAGTGATTTCATCCTCCTGGGCTTTTCTGACAAACCGTATTTGGAGAAAATACTTTTTTGGGTCATTCTGATCTTTTATTGCTTGACTATTGCAGGAAATATGGTCATCATTCTTGTCTCCTCGAAGGATCCAAAACTGCACATCCctatgtatttctttctttccaacctTTCCCTGCTAGATCTCTCGTTTACCAGCAGCTGTGTTCCACAGATGTTGCTTAATCTCTGGGGTCCAGAGAAAACCATCAGCTATGTTGGCTGTGCTGTTCAACTCTATGTATTCTTGTGGCTTGGGGCCACTGAATGTGTCCTTCTGGTGGTCATGGCTGTGGACCGCTATGTGGCAGTGTGTCATCCACTGCAATATACTACTGTCATGCACCCAAAACTTTGTCTGCAGCTGGCCATCCTGGCTTGGGGGATTGGCCTGATTCAGTCTCTGATCCAGTCTCCTGCCACACTTGAGTTACCCTTCTGCTCTCACCGGATGGTGGATGACATTGTCTGTGAAGTTCCAGCCCTGATTCAGCTCTCTAGTGCAGACACCACCTACAATGAGATCCAGATGTCCACAGCCAGTATTATTCTCCTGGTGGTGCCCTTGATCATTATCCTCTCCTCTTACAGTGTTATTTCCAAGGCTGTGTTGAGGCTAAAGTCAACAGCAGGGCAGAAGAAAGCACTAGGCACATGCTCTTCTCACCTTCTTGTGGTCTCCCTCTTCTATGGCACCATCACTGCTGTCTACCTTCAACCCAAGAATCACTATGCTCATGAGCATGGCAAATTTCTCACGCTTTTCTACACTGTAGTCACACCCACTCTTAATCCTCTCATCTATACTCTAAGGAACAAAGAGGTAAAGGGGGCACTAATAAGATTAGGGAAGAGGACCTGGAATTCCTAG